The window CTCAAGCCATGCCTTGACCTTCTTCGGGCCGAAATGCGGGAACCGTCGCCGTGTCGCGATGAGGCAGTCGGCCAGTTGGCTAGCCGTCGCATGCGGACAGCTCTCCACCGCGTGGCTTCTCTCCTCGAACCAGTGCGGCTCCCCGCTCGCGCGGCGGCGCTTCCACACGTAGAAGGTCTCCCGGCTGATGCCATACCGCGCGCACAGCTCCGTCACCGAAAATGCTCCCGTCTCGTACTCCCGAAACAACGCGATACGCTCCTCCATAGGACTGCTCTCCCTGAAAGGCATCGCCTGATCCTCCATCGAATCAGACGAAGCTTGCCTGTCAGGAATCAACCCGGGTCAAATTGTCAGGACTCAGCCCAGTTTGTACCCCAGCACGCCCCCCTCCCAGCCCTCCCCACAAGGGGAGGGAGCCGCGAAAAACATCGTCCGTTGTGGGCAATGTCAGAAGATGGGTGAATCAGATAGGTCTGAGGGGCTCGGCAACGTCCTGATTCCGGGGCGCTTTCCCGGCGGGCCGGCCCCGGCCCGCGGCCCGGCCGTCGCAGGAACTTCATGCTGGGCGCCCGCGGAGTCCTTGCCAATCGGAGGCTTCGCCTTTATCAGGAGCGCACCTGACTGCACCGGTTCGCCGCCTTAGCTCAGCTGGTAGAGCACATCATTCGTAATGATGGGGTCGTAGGTTCGAATCCTATAGGCGGCACCACCTTCCCCCTGAAAAGCCTTGCCATTTGTTTTGATTCGGCTTCATTCGCGAAGTCGGCGAGGGCGCACCTTTGCGCCTGCCGCCATCCTTGATGGCGCAGACGATATCGTCGATCCTGTCGCCAGCGCCGCCGATATCAGAAAGTCTCGCCATGCACTCCCACTCGCTCCACCAATGGACCCACGACCACGTCTTCCTCGGCGCGGCGCATGATCGCAACGAGCGCCGAACCTGGCTCGTTGTCGCCCTGACGGCGGTGATGATGGTCGCCGAGATCGTCGGCGGCAGCATGTTCGGATCGATGGCGCTGATGGCGGACGGCTGGCACATGTCGACGCATGCGGCGGCGCTGGCGATCGCGGCGCTGGCCTATCGGTTCGCGCGCGCGCACGCGCACGATGCGCGGTTCTCGTTCGGCACCGGCAAGCTCGGCGAACTCGCGGCGTTCTCCAGTGCCATCATCCTGGCGATGATCGCGCTGTTCATCGGCTATGAGAGCGTGACGCGGCTGGTCGCGCCGGTCACCATCGCGTTTGCCGAGGCGCTGCCCATCGCCGTGCTCGGCCTTGTGGTGAATCTCGCCAGCGCGCTGCTGCTGCATGACGGCGGTCATCACCATCATCAAACGCATGATCACGACGATGATCACCATGACGATCACGGTCACGATCATCATCATGACCACTCCCATCACGGCCACCACGACAGCAATCTCCGCGCCGCATACGTGCACGTGATGGCGGACGCGCTGACATCGGTGCTGGCGATCGCGGCGCTGCTGGCCGGCCGCTTTTACGGCCTGAGCTGGATGGATCCGGCGATGGGTGTGGTCGGCGCCGTCGTCATCCTCTCCTGGTCATGGAGCCTCATTCGCTCTGCTGGCTCCGTGCTGCTGGATGCGATTCCCGATCCGAGCCTTCTGGTGACGGTGCGCGAGCGGCTGGAGGTCGATGGCGACAAGGTCGCCGACCTGCATCTGTGGCGGCTCGGCCCTGGCCACACCGGCGTCATCGCCGCGATCGTGTCAGACAATCCGCAGGCGCCGGATGCGTACAAGCAGCGCCTCGCTGAGGTCGCCGGCCTGTCGCATGTCACCGTCGAGGTGCAGCGCTGCCTGCATCACGCGGAAGCGGCGTGAGCGAGCCAAGAGCGGTGTCATGCAATTATCAATAACAAGAACCAGACACCGATTGTCGTGCTGACCCAGGCGACAATGCCGAGGCCCGTTGCCAGCCATCGGACTGTGTCGGGGGCTGAGGTTCGCTTCAGAAACCTGGTCGCGATCGCGCGTGTCAGGAGATAGGCAGGCCATCCTGCGCCGACACCGATGGCGTGGATGCCAACCAGCATGGGGATAGCAAAGATAAGGCCCGCGGAAAGCAGAACGGGCAATAGGAACAGCAGCACCGGCACAATGAAAATTGGATTGATTGGCGCCGGTGGAGGCGGCGGGGGAGGGCGCCATTGCCGAAGCGCGTTCAGTTTCTGAACGAAGTTGATCTTGCGAAGGTTCGCTATCTCGGCGTTACCACCATCCGGCAGCGGCTCCAGGAAGTCGTAACACTCGCCGGGCGCAAGCTGCATGCCGGCTTTCCGGGCATCCGACACCAGGCTCGCAAACAGAAATTCGTCCGGCCCGGTGAAAGACAGGCGCCTGCGAAACTCTGTTCTGTTGTGAGCGAATTTCTGCCAGCTGCCGTCGACGGTACTTAGCAAATGGATGCCGTCCCGTGCTTCGAAAAAAACGTCGCCGAAGCTGGAGATCAAAACGACGGTTTTATCGCGCAGGTCGATCCAGTTCACAGTTGCCAAAGCTTGCGCAATTTGTTCGGGAGACGGACGTATGGCGAGGATGTCGAACTTCGGAAGCGGGTCCTGATCCGAGGACACGAAGCTTCCGTTTAAGTCGGCCCGCTGATCAATCGACGACAAAGGTTTTGCCCGCCGCATGTCCCGTGTGCTCGCGCAGAATACACGCTGGCCGGGAATCCGCAAATCAAGTCGGAAGGCGAATCTCTTGCCGCGCGCCTTGATTTCGCCTTCCTTGACCCTCGACCGCTATCCCTGCTGCCGACAAGCGTCGTCTTGCTGAAGTCCTGGCTAGCCAGCTTGACACTGATCTGACGCCGCGCTGACGCGGCCGTGCTCCAATATGAACGCGAAATTGGATGGGGTCGCATCCCCTGGGGGCAGCGTAGGTCGTGATTCTGTCGGAGCGAGCGTATGTCGGATCCCCCTAAGCCCACGAGCCAGTTTTACAAGGACCTCAGGGCTCTGGACCAGGCGATGTCGGATCGCTGGATGCGCGCGACCAACGATAATCCGAGCCGCGCGCTCTCCTACGACGAGATGGTCGACATCGTCTGGTCATCCTGGAGCACGGAGAACGGTATACGAACTCCAATATTCGGCGACATCCGGTTTACCGAAAAGCAGGCGAAGGCGATCGCTTTGCTGATGACCAAGATCGACGGCGATCCCAAGTATAAATTCGTCGCGGCGATGCGGAAAGCCGATGTCAGCGGCATGTTCTTTGATGATACCGCTTACGCGGATGGACTGAAGCTTGTCAGGGAGGTCGTCGGAACCAGCGTTGGCCGCATTAACTGGCGCAGCCCGGGCTCTCAATTTCTGTATATCCCCATGCACTACGCCGCGGTGATCGAGCTGATGAATGAAGGAAAGATCAGTGCGTTCGAAAAACAGGACGGCGGGCTGGGTGAATGGCTGAACAAGGGATCCTTTAGCGACGAGAAGAATGCATTAAAGATTGTCCGCACTCAGTCCGACGCTGTGAGGCGCAATACGATTGTTCATGAGCTGACTCACGCGATCCAGGACTGGTACGATCTCAATATAATCAATTTGTACGCTGAAACCGATGCCCTGATTTGCGGCGCCGTCAGCGATCGCGTCGTGGGCCGGCAGAGCGACCAGGGCGCGATATTTGACGCGGCTTATGCCGCCGCGGAATTTGTCTATCTGAAGAAGGCTGTCAGGGAAAACGCGAGGTGGATGGCCGCCTACAAGGCGGTCGGGGAAGAACTCAAAAAACTGGACCCGAACTGGTCCGTTTCGATGGGGTTCGATGACGCGGTCGGCAAACGCAAAGGAGCCAGTGAGTCCGACATGATCAAGGCCGCTCTCCGCAAGGTCACCGGCGCGGCGAATGCCGGTGCGAGGTCGGGATCGGCAGCTTCGGCCGGCTCCAGGAAATAGACTGAGTTCGCCCGCTTCGTCGCCGCCAATGCGATTGTGATGCGCTCCTCATGATGAAGAGCACGGCATACGCGTCGCGAACCGTGAGTCCCCCTGCGACAATTGTTCCCCTCATTGTCTCGCCGGATTGACGTCGACCTGACGCCGCACTGACGCGGTCGTGCTCTCTTGTCCATGCGAAGTTGGCGCGGTTCGCATCGGGACCGCGTGATTTTTCATTTCGTCGGAGCATGCCCATGCCACCAAGCGTCAAACCCATCAGCCAGTTTTACCATGACCTCAGAGCCCTGGATCCAGGGATCGCGGACCGCTGGAGGTTCGCGACGAATGACGATCCAAACCGCAAACTCGACTTCGAAACGATGGTCAAGATTGTTGGCTGGTCCCGGAAAAAGGAATTCAACAAAAAAGGGCAGAAAGTAAACCGCCTGGTCCAGGGTGATGAATTTAATGGGAATCAAGCCAAGGCGATTGTCCTTCTGCTGGACAAGATGACCAACGAGAAAGACGCGAAAGATATTTTTGTAACGACATTACGTAAACTCGATGAGGAGGGCAGGCTGCTTGCTCGCAAGTGGGTGTTCTCGCCGGACGGAGCGAAGCGCATCACCGATCTCATTTTCTCATGCGCTCACGCACTTAGCTGGCACAGCCCTGGCAGCCGTTTTTCATATACTCCGCTCCAGTATTCCGCCGTGGGCGAGCTCATAAAGACGCACGAGATCGATGTTGTCGAATACTCAAGCGGAGGCTTGGACAGGGTCTTGCCGATTGCCGCTCAATACGACGCGGAGGTAAACTTGCTCAAGATCGATTTATCCAGGTCAGATGCCGAGAAGCGCTATTTTCTCTTTCGTGAGCTTACTCATGCCGTTCAAGACTGGTACGACCTCAAGGTCATCAAGCTGTTCGTGGAGAGCGATGCCTACATTGGCGGCGCCGTCGCCGCGCGTACGTCGGGCCAGCGATTATTTAAGGGTCGGCCGCTTTATGATGCGGCCTTCGCCGCTGCAGAATTCGTTTTCTCGAAAGACACGAGTCCTTCAAACGTGAATTGGATTTATGCGTATGGGGCAGTTGTAACCGAGGTCAAGAAATCACATCCCGACGCGCAGACGATGCCGTCGAACGGAGAAGTTCTCAAAAATGGAGGCAAGAGCGAGCAGCAGAGAATCGAAGACGTGATTAACAGCATCAAGGCGGAGGCTGCGGAGAGGCAGCGCCAGCAGCTGGAAAAACCACTGGGACCATATGACAGGTCAATACCCATACGATAGCTGCACCGGACAGATGTATGGTTTTCAGCCATCGTGCCGCGTCACACCTTCACCCCTGCCGTCCGCAACGCCCCGTTCGACCTGCGCACCCGCTCCCGGTGCGCCGTGTAAAGCCCGCTGGCGATAATGATGGCGGCGCCGACGAAGGTCCAGGCGTCGGGCACGTCGCCGAACACCATGTAGCCGAGGATGGTGGCCCAGATCGGCTGGGTGTAACTGAACGGCGCCAGTACCGAGGCATCGCCGTAACGATAGGCCAGCACCACCAGCCAGTGCCCGGAGGTCGCGGCAATGCCCAGGCACACGGCCAGCGCCACTTCGTGCACTGTCGGTGTGATCCAGAAGAACGGCAGCAGCACCGAGAGCAGGATGAAGCCGGTGATGGCCGAATAGGTCATGGTGGTCACCGCGCTGTCGCGGCCGGCGATCCTGCGCGTCGCTACCAGCGAGAAGGCCCAGCACAGCGCGGAGGTGATCGCAAACAGCGCCGCGGGATGGAACGCGCTGGTCCCAGGACGCACCACGATGATGACGCCGATCAGGCCGACGATGGTCGCGATCCAGCGGCGCAGGCCGACGCTTTCGCGCAGGAACAGGATCGACAGCACGGTGACGAAAATCGGCGACACGAAACTGGTGGTGGTGGCCTCCGCGATCGGCAGGAAACGCAATGCGGTGATGAACAGCAGCGATGAGCCGACCAGAGTGAGGCCGCGCAGCACCTGCAGATCGGGGCGCACCGTGCGCAGCGCCAGCCGCGGCGACATTGCGATCACGGCCGGGCACATGATCAGCATGAAGGTGACATAACGCAGCCAGCCGATTTCGACCGCCGGCAGCCGGAACGCCAGATATTTCGCCATCGCGTCCGATGAGGACAGGAACACCGTCGAGATCAGCACCAGCACGATGCCGCGCAATGGCTTGTCGACCGTCCAGCCGGTCGCGTGCGCCTCGGCCTCGACCTGGGTGACGTCGGCTTCAATGGACGGAGACGCCTGAGGCGTATCCCGCGCGGCTGCTGGCTGTGGAGGTGTCAACGATGGGCTCTGAATATGGGTCGCCGATTCGACGGGTTCGAGCGATAAACAGCCCTCTCACGCTTCGACCGATGTCGCAATAAAAACCCCGCAAAATCAGCGGTTGCTGAGGGCTGCCATGCTCTCAGCGCGGAGCTTTAGACAATCTTAATTTTCTGATGGCCCGTGCGGCCAAATGTCCATCGGGCCGGGCTTAGCCTTAACTTGTACGACAAGTGCATCTAACTTGTACGACAAGTCTGCCGGAACGGCCGGCAAGTGAAACAAGCGCGGGCGTCCCTGCAAGTCCTGCGCATCAGGGAGACGATCGATGCGGTTGAAATTGGCATGGAAACTTTCCTGCGGACTCGCACTGGCCGCGCTTGGCCTTGCTGCACCGGCGAAGGCGCAGGAGTGGCCGGCGCGGAACGTGACCATCATCGTTCCGTTCACGGCAGGCGGCACGGCCGATCTGTTCGCCCGCCATGTCGCCAATCACTTCCAGCAGAAGTTCGGCCATGCATTCCTGGTGGAGAACCGCGCCGGCGCCGGCGGCAATCTCGGTGCCGCCGCGGTCGCCAAGGCTTCGCCCGATGGCTACACGCTGCTGCTCGGCACCGTCAGCACCCACGCCATCAATCCCACGCTCTACAGCAAGCTGCCGTTCGATGCGGCGAAGGATTTCCAGCCGGTCAGCCTGATCGCGCGGCTGCCGAACATGCTGGTGGTGAATCCGAAAATTCCCGCCAAGACTGTCAGTGAGCTGATCACATATCTGAAGGCCAATCCGGACAAGATCTCGTATGGCTCGTCCGGGGTCGGCACCTCGATCCATCTCGCCGCCGAGCTGTTCAAGATCAAGACCGGCACACAGATGACCCACGTGCCGTATCGCAGCTCCAACGAGATCATGCAGAATCTCACCGGCGGCCACATCGATGTCGCCTTCGACAACATCACTTTGGCATGGCCGCAGGCGAAGGCCGGCACGCTGCGGGCGCTGGCGGTCACCAGCGTAACGCGCAGCCCGACTGCGCCGGAGGTGCCGACCATGGCGGATACGCTGCCGGGCTTCGAGGCCACCTCGTGGCACGGCCTGTTCGCGCCGGCCGGAACCCCGCAACCGATCGTGGACAAGATGGTGGTCGAGATGAAGCGCCTGCTGGAAACGCCGGAGACCATCGCGAAGTTTACCGAGATCGGCGCTGTGCCGTCGCCGATGACGCCCGCCGAATTCACCACCTTCATCGCCAGCGAGCGAGAGAAGTGGGCGGAGGTGGTCAAGGCCTCCGGCGCCAGGGTGGATTGAAAGCTGGTCGAAGCCAGCTTGACCCACGCTGCACGCGACGACGGCCGCCACACGCATCGTGTGACGGCCGTTTTCATGCCGCCGTCGCCCGTACAGGGCGTGCGGCGATGCGGCCCAAGCATTACTCAATTGTAACATTCGCGAGCTAATTCAAAGAGCTATGATGGGGTGTCGGTGCGGCCGTAGTCTTGGGGATTGCGGTTGCGTCCGGGTTCCGATTGCAAGGCGTGCGCTTTCGCGCCATAGAACGGGTCCCGCCAGCGCGTCCCAGCGAAACGCAGATATCCGCGACATGTGGATACCGGTCGTGTCCCGGAAACGCAGGCGACTTAAACGAACAGGGTTGGCATATTTCGTGCTCGACCCGACCTGCAGGGCATCGTGGCCCGCAGGAGTGACAGATGATTTTGGTTGTGACGCCGGATGCTCGATAGACTGCGCCAGTTCATTTCCGATGTGGTGTCTCCCGCCGAGGGGAAGCGCCATTTCGACGACACCGATTATCGTCTGGCTGCGACGGCGCTGCTGATTCATGTCATTTCCATCGACGGTGAGCCGTCGGAAGCCGAAAAGAGCAAGCTGCACAGCCTGCTCGAATTGCGTTTCCAGCTCGATCCCGGCACCGCCGACCGGCTGATCGCGGATGCGACGCAGGTCGAGGGTGAGGCGGTCGATCTCTATCATTTCACCAGCCGCATCATGCGCTCCGTCAACGAAGAGGGACGGCTGCGCATCATCGAGATGATGTGGGAATTGGTTTATGCCGACGGGCGTGTCAGCGAGTTCGAAGAGAATGTGGTCTGGCGCGCCGCCGACCTGCTCGGCATCTCGTCGCGCGACCGTATCAATCTCAAGCACCGGGTGGCGGACGGCCGGCTGACGCCCGATGCCGCGTCATAATTGCCGTGCCCATTGTTGTCTCTCCGACCCTCGCCGCCCGTTTTTAAATCCAGCAAGTATTGAAGAGATGTCATGGCCGAACGTGTGACATTGATTACCGGTGCATCGACCGGGATCGGCGCGGAGCTCGCGCGGATTTTCGCGGCCAATGATCATCGGGTCGTGCTGGTGGCGCGGCGCGCCGACAAATTGAGTGCGCTTGCGGACGAGATCGCCAATGGCGGCGGTGCGCCGCCGATCGTGATCGCCTGCGATCTCGAGCGCGCCGATTCCTGCGACATCATCGCCGGCGCGCTGTCGGCGCAGAATGTCGAGGTCGAGTTCGTGGTCAACAATGCAGGCTTCGGCCTGCTCGGCGAAGCCTGCGAGCTCGATCGCGGCGCCCAGATCGGCATGATCGACGTCAATGTGCGCGCGCTGACCGATCTGTCGCTGCGGTTTTCGGAGAGCGTGATTCGCCACACCGGCGGCATTCTCAATGTGGCGTCGATCGGCAGCTACCTGCCGGGGCCGCACATGGCGGTGTATTACGCCAGCAAGGCCTATGTGCTGTCGTTCACCGAAGCGCTGCACCAGGAATTGCGCCCCAAGGGCGTGCGGGTGACGGCGTTGTGCCCGGGACCGGTGCCGACCGAGTTTCAACGGCGCGCCGGCGTCGAGCCCGGATTCGATTCGCGCCTTCTGAGCATCTCCGCGGCGGCGGTGGCGCTGGCCGGCTATCGCGGCCTGATGGCCGGCAAACGCGTGGTGCTGCCGGGGCTGGCCATGAAGCTGATCCCGCTGGCGCTGCGGCTCGCGCCGCGCCCCATCGTGCTCGGCGCCGCCAGCAGCATCCAGCGCAAGCGCTGACGGCTGGCTTTCCGCCTAGGTGCATGATCCGGAAAAGTGGGTACCGGTTTTCCGAAAAGATCATGCCTAATTAAAAAAGCCCAGGTCGCTGGTGCATAAATGGTCGAAGCCTCATTTCGAGGCAGCAGCTGCTTAATAAAAACATTCCAAGTTTGGTAATAAATTCGGTAGTAATATTCCGTGGTTTCGATTTTAAAAGAATATCGATGTCGTCGCAGGCCGATCGGATCAAGGCAGCTTTAGCCTCTCGTCTCGCTCCTCGATTTTGCCAGGGAGTGCCGCCGACCGGCATGTCCGCGCCACAGCGCCCCATTCTCGTCATTCTGCACCAGGAAACCTCGACCCCCGGACGCGTCGGCAATGCCCTGCGCGCGCGGGGTTATGCCCTCGACATCCGCCGGCCCCGGTTCGGCGATCCGCTGCCGGACACCCTGGCGAATCATGCCGGCGTGGTGATGTTCGGCGGCCCGATGAGCGCCAACGACAGCGACGATTTCGTCCGCCAGGAAATCGACTGGCTCGCCGTGCCGCTGCGCGAACGCCGCCCGTTTCTTGGCATTTGCCTCGGCGCGCAGATGCTGGCGCGCCAGCTCGGCGCCCGTGTTGACGCGCACCCGGAGGGGCGGGTCGAAGTCGGCTACTACGCCATCCGCCCCACCGGCGCTGGCCGCACGGTGTGTGGCGAATGGCCCGGTCACGTCTATCAATGGCATCGCGAGGGCTTCGATCTGCCGTCCGGATGCGAGCTGCTGGCCGAAGGCGATGACTTCCCGGTGCAGGCGTTCCGCTCCGGCACTTGTTTCGGCGTGCAGTTCCACCCCGACGTCACCACCGCGATGATGCACCGCTGGACCACCCGCGGCCACGAACGTTTGGCTTCGCCCGGCGCCCGCGTCCGTGCCGACCATTTCACCTCCCGCGCCGTCCACGACGTGATGGAGCGCGCCTGGCTGGATGCGTTCCTGGGCTGCTGGCTGCGCCAGAACGACGAGTCCGAGCCGGCCTTCAATCCCGCGTCGGCCCCATTGCTGGTCGCGGCCGAATAGCCGCCCGTTTTCACACCCGGTCTACGCCCCAACTGACGGCCCGCTGACGCGGGCTGCCTAGCTTCGCGCCCACCACGGCGAATCACGCCGGACAGGGAGTGCGAAGCATGAGTGGAGTGAACGAGACCAAGCTCAATCAGCTGGTCGGGCAGATGCTGTCGGATCTGGGCGGTGCGTCGAGCATCGCGATGGTGCGGATCGGCGATGCGCTGGGACTTTATGAAACGCTCAAGACCAGGGGGCCGCTGACCTGCGCGCAGCTCGCCCGCGCGACCGATGTCAACGAGCGCTATCTGCGCGAATGGCTGTCGCATCAGGCCGCGTCCAACTATCTGACCTATGATCCGGCGGCGGATACGTTCTCGTTGCAGCCGGAACAGGCCATGGTGTTCGCAACCCCCGACAGCCCCGTCAACATGATGGGCGCGTTCGATACGGCCGCGGCCATGCTGGACAACCAGTCCAAGGTGCAGGCGGCGTTCAAGACCGGGGCCGGGGTGGCCTGGGGCCATCAGGCCGGCTGTCTGTTCTGCGCCGTGGCCCGGTTTTTCCGGCCGAGCTATCACAACAATCTCGTCAGTCAGTGGCTGCCGGCGCTCGACGGCGTGGTGAAGAGGCTCGAGCAGGGTATCAAGGTCGCCGATATCGGTTGCGGACACGGCTGGTCCACGGTGCTGATGGCCAAGGCGTTCCCGAAGTCGCTGTTCGTCGGCTACGATTTCCATCCCGATTCGATTGCCGATGCACGGGCGCATGCTGAAGCCCATGGCGTGTCGGCCAATACGCGTTTCGCGGTGGGCCTGGCGAAAGACTATCCCGGCAACGACTACGACCTCGTCACCTGCTTCGATTGCCTGCACGACATGGGCGATCCGGCGGGCGCCGCGACCCATATCAAGCAATCGCTGAAGCCTGACGGGACCTGGATGATCGTCGAACCGATGGCCGGCGATCGCCTTGAACAAAATCTGAATCCGGTCGGCCGCCTGTATTACGCGGCCTCGACCATGATCTGCGTGCCGACCTCGCTGTCGCAGGAGGTCGGCGCTGCACTCGGCGCACAGGCCGGCGAAGCCAGACTGCGCGAGGTGATCACCGCGGGTGGTTTCCGCAGCGTTCGCCGGGCCTGCGAGACGCCGTTCAACATGATCCTGGAAGCCCGGCCGTAGGTCCCTCTGGACAGTTCGCGATCCGCGCCCAGCGCCCCGGTTGGGGCGCTGGGCTCACGCGGGCCGGTTGGGTTCGATCCATAAATCGGAGAATTGAATGAGAGCGGTGTTATGCGGCGAGTTTACGGGTCCCGACAAACTGTGGATTGTCCGACCGGATATGCGGGGCTTGGCGCGCACCATCTCGGGATGACCGGAGAGGAAGCGATCCTGCTGGGGCGGATGGC is drawn from Bradyrhizobium prioriisuperbiae and contains these coding sequences:
- a CDS encoding class I SAM-dependent methyltransferase, with translation MSGVNETKLNQLVGQMLSDLGGASSIAMVRIGDALGLYETLKTRGPLTCAQLARATDVNERYLREWLSHQAASNYLTYDPAADTFSLQPEQAMVFATPDSPVNMMGAFDTAAAMLDNQSKVQAAFKTGAGVAWGHQAGCLFCAVARFFRPSYHNNLVSQWLPALDGVVKRLEQGIKVADIGCGHGWSTVLMAKAFPKSLFVGYDFHPDSIADARAHAEAHGVSANTRFAVGLAKDYPGNDYDLVTCFDCLHDMGDPAGAATHIKQSLKPDGTWMIVEPMAGDRLEQNLNPVGRLYYAASTMICVPTSLSQEVGAALGAQAGEARLREVITAGGFRSVRRACETPFNMILEARP
- a CDS encoding tripartite tricarboxylate transporter substrate binding protein, with protein sequence MRLKLAWKLSCGLALAALGLAAPAKAQEWPARNVTIIVPFTAGGTADLFARHVANHFQQKFGHAFLVENRAGAGGNLGAAAVAKASPDGYTLLLGTVSTHAINPTLYSKLPFDAAKDFQPVSLIARLPNMLVVNPKIPAKTVSELITYLKANPDKISYGSSGVGTSIHLAAELFKIKTGTQMTHVPYRSSNEIMQNLTGGHIDVAFDNITLAWPQAKAGTLRALAVTSVTRSPTAPEVPTMADTLPGFEATSWHGLFAPAGTPQPIVDKMVVEMKRLLETPETIAKFTEIGAVPSPMTPAEFTTFIASEREKWAEVVKASGARVD
- a CDS encoding TerB family tellurite resistance protein; the protein is MLDRLRQFISDVVSPAEGKRHFDDTDYRLAATALLIHVISIDGEPSEAEKSKLHSLLELRFQLDPGTADRLIADATQVEGEAVDLYHFTSRIMRSVNEEGRLRIIEMMWELVYADGRVSEFEENVVWRAADLLGISSRDRINLKHRVADGRLTPDAAS
- a CDS encoding glutamine amidotransferase → MSSQADRIKAALASRLAPRFCQGVPPTGMSAPQRPILVILHQETSTPGRVGNALRARGYALDIRRPRFGDPLPDTLANHAGVVMFGGPMSANDSDDFVRQEIDWLAVPLRERRPFLGICLGAQMLARQLGARVDAHPEGRVEVGYYAIRPTGAGRTVCGEWPGHVYQWHREGFDLPSGCELLAEGDDFPVQAFRSGTCFGVQFHPDVTTAMMHRWTTRGHERLASPGARVRADHFTSRAVHDVMERAWLDAFLGCWLRQNDESEPAFNPASAPLLVAAE
- a CDS encoding DMT family transporter; translation: MTPPQPAAARDTPQASPSIEADVTQVEAEAHATGWTVDKPLRGIVLVLISTVFLSSSDAMAKYLAFRLPAVEIGWLRYVTFMLIMCPAVIAMSPRLALRTVRPDLQVLRGLTLVGSSLLFITALRFLPIAEATTTSFVSPIFVTVLSILFLRESVGLRRWIATIVGLIGVIIVVRPGTSAFHPAALFAITSALCWAFSLVATRRIAGRDSAVTTMTYSAITGFILLSVLLPFFWITPTVHEVALAVCLGIAATSGHWLVVLAYRYGDASVLAPFSYTQPIWATILGYMVFGDVPDAWTFVGAAIIIASGLYTAHRERVRRSNGALRTAGVKV
- a CDS encoding SDR family oxidoreductase — encoded protein: MAERVTLITGASTGIGAELARIFAANDHRVVLVARRADKLSALADEIANGGGAPPIVIACDLERADSCDIIAGALSAQNVEVEFVVNNAGFGLLGEACELDRGAQIGMIDVNVRALTDLSLRFSESVIRHTGGILNVASIGSYLPGPHMAVYYASKAYVLSFTEALHQELRPKGVRVTALCPGPVPTEFQRRAGVEPGFDSRLLSISAAAVALAGYRGLMAGKRVVLPGLAMKLIPLALRLAPRPIVLGAASSIQRKR
- the dmeF gene encoding CDF family Co(II)/Ni(II) efflux transporter DmeF; protein product: MHSHSLHQWTHDHVFLGAAHDRNERRTWLVVALTAVMMVAEIVGGSMFGSMALMADGWHMSTHAAALAIAALAYRFARAHAHDARFSFGTGKLGELAAFSSAIILAMIALFIGYESVTRLVAPVTIAFAEALPIAVLGLVVNLASALLLHDGGHHHHQTHDHDDDHHDDHGHDHHHDHSHHGHHDSNLRAAYVHVMADALTSVLAIAALLAGRFYGLSWMDPAMGVVGAVVILSWSWSLIRSAGSVLLDAIPDPSLLVTVRERLEVDGDKVADLHLWRLGPGHTGVIAAIVSDNPQAPDAYKQRLAEVAGLSHVTVEVQRCLHHAEAA
- a CDS encoding helix-turn-helix domain-containing protein, with the translated sequence MEERIALFREYETGAFSVTELCARYGISRETFYVWKRRRASGEPHWFEERSHAVESCPHATASQLADCLIATRRRFPHFGPKKVKAWLERGRPRSTGLRRRRSATS